ATGCCAAACCAGATGGTACAGGGGCGCAAATTTACTTAAAGCGTGAAGATTTAAATCATACTGGCGCTCATAAAATCAATAATGCCCTAGGTCAGGTATTGTTAGCCAAGCGCATGGGTAAGCAGCGAATTATTGCTGAAACTGGTGCCGGACAACATGGAGTAGCAACAGCAACAGTTTGCGCTCGTTTTGGGCTGGAATGCATAATTTACATGGGCGTTCACGACATGGAACGCCAAGCCCTGAATGTGTTCAGAATGCAGCTGATGGGCGCAGAAGTACGTCCGGTGGCGGCGGGAACGGGAACTCTCAAAGATGCGACTTCTGAAGCAATTCGAGATTGGGTAACGAATGTGGAAACAACGCACTACATTCTCGGTTCGGTAGCAGGGCCTCATCCTTATCCAATGATGGTGCGTGATTTTCATGCGGTCATAGGGCAAGAAACTCGCGCCCAAGCTCTAGAAAAGTGGGGCGGGTTGCCTGATATTCTCATGGCTTGTGTGGGTGGTGGTTCCAATGCAATGGGGCTTTTCTACGAGTTTGTCAATGAAGCATCTGTGCGGTTAATTGGAGTTGAAGCAGCAGGAGAAGGTGTTAATACAACAAAACACGCTGCAACCTTGACAAAAGGACAAATTGGTGTATTGCATGGAGCCATGAGCTATCTGCTACAAGATGAAGATGGACAAATAATTGAGGCACACTCGATTAGTGCAGGGTTAGATTATCCCGGTGTGGGGCCAGAACATAGCTATTTGAAGGATATTGGACGCGCTGAATACTACAGTGTGACGGATGAAGAGGCTTTAGCGGCGTTCCAGCGACTTTCCCGATTGGAAGGAATTATACCAGCATTGGAAACAGCCCATGCGATCGCCTACCTGGAAACTTTATGTCCACAACTGAGCGGCAGTCCTCGGATTGTGATTAACTGTTCTGGACGCGGTGATAAAGATGTCCAAACAGTAGCCAAGTTTTTAGCTCCTGCCTAGTACCGCAAGGCGGAAGTCAAAAGTCAAAAGTCAAAAGTCAAAAGGCTTTAATTTTGGGCTTTCTGGCTGTTTTTAATGGTAAGTTTATTTCCGCCGACCTGTACTAGTTGTGCCAATATGAAATTCAGTGAAATAGTTAGTAACTTTGATAACTTTGCCACAGAGAATAGTCTCACAGCTAACCAAGACCAAGACCCAGAAATTATAGGGGTGGCTGCCATTGATGAAGCTACAAGTGGAACTATTACTTACGTAGAAGGCGAAAAATTTGCATCTGGTGTGGGCAAAACAAATGCTAGTGCCTTAATTTTGCCCCAAGACAAAATATTACAGCTACAAGCACAAGAACGCGGTATTGCTTGGGTAGCTACACCAGATCCGAAACTATTATTCGCCAAAGCTATCCGCCTGTTTTACCAACCATACCGTCCCACTCCAGAAATTCATCCCACTGCTGTGATTCACCCTACGGCAAAAATTGGTAGTGATGTTTACATTGGCCCCCATGTGGTGATTCAGGAAAAAGCGGAAATAGGCGATGGTGCAATTATTCATCCCAACGTAGTTATTTATCCAGAGGTGAAAATAGGCGATCGCACTACCTTACATGCCAACTGTACCATTCACGAACGTAGCCAAATCGGTGCATACTGTATGATTCATAGTGGTACCGTTATCGGTGCAGAAGGGTTTGGGTTTGTGCCTACCCGTACAGGTTGGTTCAAAGTCGAACAATCTGGTTATACCGTGATCGAAGATGGCGTAGAAATTGGCTGCAACAGTGCCGTTGACCGCCCAGCTGTTGGTGAAACACGTATAGGGCGCAACACAATAATTGACAACTTAGTACAAATAGGTCACGGTAGCCAAATAGGTGCGGGTTGTGCTATTGCAGGTCAGGTTGGCATGGCAGGAGGGGTAAAAGTGGGTAATCGCGTCATCTTAGCGGGACAGACAGGAATAGCCAATCAAGTCAAAATTGGCGATGGGGCGATTGCATCTGCTCAAACTGGAATTCATAACGATGTTGCACCAGGAGAAATTGTCTCCGGAACGCCAGCAGTACCCCACAAAATATATCTCAAGGCATCTGCTATTTATAAGCGCCTGCCAGAAATATATCAATCCCTCAAGCAATTGCAACGTCAACTAGGGCAGAAGTGAGCAGGGGAGCAGGGGGGATGGGGAGATGAGGGGGATGAGGGAGATGAGGGGATGGGGGGATGAGGGGGAGAATAACTCAACTAATGCCCAATTCCCAATTACCAATTACCAATTCCCAATTCCCAATTCCCAATTCCCAATTCCCAATTCCCAATTCCCAATTCCCAATTACCAATTACCAATTCCCAATTCCCAATTCCCAATTCCCAATTACCAATTCCCAATTCCCAATTCCCAATTCCCAATTCCCAATTCCCAATTACCAATTCCCAATTCCCAATTCCCAATTCCCAATTACCAATTCCCAATTCCCAACTTTTCTAACACTGGCTTTGTGGAAACTATGTGGCGTTCTAAACCCAGTTCTTTGGGGCTAACTCCTAGTGCCAAAGCAATTAGCTGCGGTAGGTGCAGCACTGGCAAACCTAGCTGTTGTCCGATGACTTTTTCCACTTCTGGCTGGCGAGAATCTAAATTCAGATGGCACAAAGGACAGGGCGTAACTAAACAATCAGCACCTGCTGCCAAGGCTTCTTGAATATGCATCCCCGCCATCTTGAAAGATTGGGTCGTGGCGTAGCTAGCAAGGGGCCAACCGCAGCATTGGGTACGACCACGGTAATAAACTGGTGTTGCACCCACTGCACGAAACACATTTTCCATCGCTTCTGGCTGGAAAGGGTCATCGTAGGGCATGGACTTTTGAGCGCGCAGAAGATAGCAGCCATAAAAAGCTGCACATTTTAATCCAGCTAACTGACGCGTCACACGTTTGGTAATTTCTTCTAAACCATAATCTGTGACTAGGGCATAGAGGAGATGTTTAACTTCGGTACTGCCACGATAAGGGGAACAACCTTCTTTGGAAAGCAAGCCATTTACCTGCTCAACGTAACTAGGACTACTTGTCTGACATTCTTTGAGGCGTTCGTTGACATGACCGATTACACCCTGACAAGTGCTGCAATGGGTAAGTAGGGGTAAATTTAATTCTTCTGCTAAAGCAATATTTCTGGCATTGACAGTATCTTCCAACAATTGGGAATCTTCTTTAAAAGTACCAGAACCACAGCAAGCAGCTTTTTTCAGTTCAATGAGTTGAATGCCTAATGCTTGGGTGAGGGCTTGAGTTGACTGGTAAAGTTCCCGGCAAGCACCTTGAGCAACACAGCCAGGAAAGTAAGCGTATTTTAGTGCGTGAGATATCATAGGATTATAGTTGGGTGAGGACAATTCCCCCCCCTGATAATAACTGTTTTATCATCCCTGCCAGGTGAAACTGACAAGGCAATATATTTTTGACTTGGACATTCGTGCAAAAATTTAGTAAGAAGTAAGGATTGGTATATAAAAGCATTTACACACTAGTATGCGATCGCACTACGAGTTCTATTGTCCAATTTTGTTTCTCCCAAGCTGGGATGTGGCATTTTCTTGTGGAAAATTGCTAGGCAAAATATGAACCATTGCGTGGCGTGTCCCTACTACTCAACTGCTTTGGAAGTAGTTGTCCTGTTACTGATAGTAACCTCAAAGAGGTTTTTTCAAGGAAAACCCTTTGCCAGTATACGGGCGATCGCGCTTTCCGATAAGATGTATATGCTCAAAACCATGTCGCCCATCAAAAGCGGATAATAGGAACTGGTCAAGGACTTTTATCTATGAGTCAAACGGAAATTTTTCAAAAGGTCAAGAAGATTGTCGCAGATCAACTAAGTGTTGAGGCTGAAACCATCACACCACAGTCTAATTTTGCCAACGATTTAGGAGCAGATTCTCTAGATACTGTTGAACTAGTAATGGCATTGGAAGAAGAATTTGATATCGAAATTCCTGATGAATCCGCTGAAAAAATTACAACGGTTCAAGAAGCAGTGGATTTCATCAATGACAAAGTTGCCACATCAGCTTAAAAAGTGATTGGGGATTAGGGATTAGGGATTGGGGACTGGTGATTAGGGACTGGTGATTGGGGACTGGTGATTGGAAATTAGGGATTGGGGTAAGATGCAAATTGATAATTATATTTCTATCTCTTTCCCAGTCCCCAGTACCCAGTCCCCAGTACCCAGTACCCAGTACCCAGTCCCCAGTACCCAGTCCCCAATCCCCAGTAACACCTTTACGCAGCTTTCTCGCCACCTTTAACTGAGTCATGACAGATTATATACGTAAACGCGTTGTTGTAACGGGTGTGGGCGCGATTACACCTATAGGCAACACATCAGCGGAATATTGGGAAGGATTGTTGAGTGGACGCAATGGCATTGATTACATCACCTTGTTTGATGCGTCAAGCCATGATTGCCGCATTGCTGGTGAGGTGAAAAACTTCGATCCACATGTTTATATGGAGCGCAAAGAAGCCAAGCGCATGGATCGATTTTCTCAATTTGGGGTTGCGGCTGCAAAACAGGCCCTGTCGGATGCGAATTTAGTCATCAATGAACTGAACGCAGAACAAATTGGGGTGATGATTGGTTCTGGTATTGGCGGTTTAAAGGTTTTGGAAGACCAACAAACAATCTACCTCAACCGTGGCCCCGATCGCTGTAGCCCATTCATGATTCCCATGATGATCGCCAATATGGCGGCTGGATTAACGGCAATTCACCTCGGTGCTAAAGGGCCAAATTCCTGTACCGTCACAGCTTGTGCGGCTGGTTCCAACGCCGTAGGGGACGCTTTTCGCCTGATTCAAGGCGGCTATGCCCAAGCGATGATTTGTGGAGGAACAGAGGCAGCAATTACACCCTTGGGTGTGGCTGGTTTTGCTGCTTGTAAAGCACTTTCTTTTCGCAATGACGACCCGGCTCATGCTTGCCGTCCCTTTGACCGCGATCGCGATGGATTTGTCATGGGTGAAGGGGCGGGAATTTTGGTTTTAGAAGAATTGCAACATGCCCTGAGTCGTGGCGCTCGTATTTATGCGGAACTCGTCGGCTATGGTATGACCTGTGACGCTTATCATATCACTTCCCCAGTACCAGGTGGCCAAGGAGCCGCCAGAGCCATACAATTGGCACTCAAAGACGCAGAACTAACCCCCGAACAAGTCAGCTACATCAATGCTCACGGCACTAGTACCCCAGCTAATGATTCGACTGAAACCGCAGCGATGAAAAAAGCTTTGGGCGAACAAGCTTATAAAATAGCTGTTAGTTCCACCAAATCGATGACAGGTCATCTTTTAGGTGGTTCTGGAGGTATTGAAGCAGTGGCCACAGTACTAGCGATCGCTAATGACAAAATTCCACCAACAATTAATTTAGAAAATCCCGATCCAGAGTGTGACCTCGATTACGTTGCTCACTCTAGCCGCGCTCAAAAAGTCGAAGTGGCATTATCCAACTCCTTTGGTTTTGGTGGTCATAATGTCACACTAGCCTTTAAGAAGTATCCTTAAAATCCCTAAGACTAAAGAAGTCATCAAGAGTAAAGGATGTAGACACCCTTCGGGCGGTTTCTCTTACTGTTCAAGCAGAAACCGTACTCCTTCGGAGAACCCGGAGGGTAGGGTAAGATGAAAATAAACTTGTTTGTAGATGTTTTGCCTACAAGTAGCGTGAAAAAACTCAATTTTCCCAATATTCAAGTTTCATTCCTTTGTGGGTAAAGTAACTTGATACTTCATATTTCATACTTCATCAGGCTTCAGTCGGCCCAAAAGTATCATAGATATCATTCCCATCTGAATTGAGCGTTCAGCGTGACCAATTTATCAGCTTGATTTATCACGCAAAACTCAGAAGATCCCGCTTGTAGATCAACAATCTGGAATGGGATGATGAAGATACTGCGGGGAAATTTCAATCAGCGGTCAGTTATTCAGTAATCAGGCTGATGGCGGAGGATCAAACCTGCAAGTGGTGCGAACCACCGATTTTTTGGGGACTTTAACCCAATGAATCAAACCGATAACTGTTAACTGTCAACTGTCAAAAACAACCCTGGCAAAAGAGAAGCTTAGAGAGTGCTAACCCGTCGTTAAAAACAATCTTATTATGGCTGTTGCAACCCAATCCCTCGAAGAACTTTCCATTAACTCGATCCGCTTCTTGGCCATTGACGCCGTAGAAAAGGCAAAATCGGGACACCCAGGGCTGCCGATGGGCGCGGCTCCCATGGCTTTTGTACTATGGGATCGCTTTTTACGGTTTAATCCCAAAAATCCCAAGTGGTTTAACCGCGATCGCTTTGTCCTGTCTGCCGGACATGGTTCGATGTTGCAGTATGCCCTGCTCTACCTGTATGGTTACGACAGCGTAACCATTGAGGACATTAAGCTATTCCGTCAGTGGGAATCTAAAACCCCCGGACACCCCGAAAACTTCATGACCGCCGGCGTGGAAGTCACCACTGGGCCATTGGGACAAGGAATTGCCAATGGAGTCGGTTTGGCGATCGCTGAAGCACACCTTGCCGCTAAATACAACAAACCCGATGCTCAGCTAGTTGACCACTACACCTACGTAATTTTAGGTGATGGTTGCAACATGGAAGGAATTTCTGGTGAAGCTGCTTCTTTTGCAGGGCACTTGGGATTAGGCAAACTCATCGCTCTGTACGATGATAACCACATCTCCATCGACGGTTCTACAGATGTAGCATTCACCGAAGATGTTGCCAAGCGCTTTGAAGCATACGGTTGGCACGTTCAACACGTCGAGGACGGCAACACCGACCTAGAAGCAATTGGCAAAGCCATTGAAGCAGCTAAAGCTGTCACCGATAAGCCTTCTTTCATCAAGGTGACAACCACTATCGGTTATGGTTCACCCAACAAAGCAAACACCGCTGGGGTTCACGGTGCAGCTTTGGGAACAGATGAAGTAGCGTTGACTCGCCAAAATTTGGGTTGGGAATACGAACCTTTCGTAGTACCACAAGATGTTCTCAACCACACCGGAAAAGCAGTAGAACGCGGTGCAGGTTACGAAGCTGACTGGAACAAAACCTACGCTGACTACAAAGCTAAGTATCCCCAAGAAGCAGCGGAATTTGAACGCTACATTAGCGGCAAACTACCTGATGGTTGGGATAAAGTGCTGCCGACCTACACCCCCGAAGACAAAGCATTACCCACCCGCAAGCACTCAGAAACTAACCTGAACAAATTGGCGGCAGTTTTACCTGAGTTAATTGGTGGTTCGGCTGACTTAACCCACTCCAACTTGACCGAACTCAAGGGTAAGGGCGACTTCCAAAAAGGACAATACCAAAATCCCAACATTCACTTTGGTGTGCGGGAACATGGTATGGGCGCAATTTGTAATGGTATCGCGCTGCATAGTTCGGGATTAATTCCCTACGGTGCTACCTTCTTGATCTTCACAGATTACATGCGGGCTGCCATCCGCTTATCTGCGCTGTCTCAAGCTGGGGTGATTTGGGTAATGACCCATGACTCCATTGGCCAAGGTGAAGACGGCCCAACCCACCAACCCATAGAAACACTGGCTTCCCTACGTGCCATTCCTAACCTAACGGTGATTCGCCCCGCAGACGGTAATGAAAGTTCTGGTGCTTACAAAGTAGCCATTGAAAGAGCAAAAGGAAACGCTCCTACTTTGTTGGCATTCAGCCGTCAAAATGTCCCCAACTTGGCAGGTACTTCCATTGAAGGTGTGACCAAGGGTGGTTACACAGTGGTGGATTCCGATGGTACACCAGAGCTGATCATCATTGGCACTGGCTCAGAATTGAGCCTCGCCGTCACCGCAGCCGAGAAACTCACAGCTGAAGGTAAGAAAGTCCGTGTTGTTTCCCTACCTGCGTGGGATTTATTTGAAGCACAGGATGCAGCTTATAAAGAGTCTGTATTGCCGAAAGCTGTTACCAAACGCTTGGCTGTAGAAGCTGCTTCTAGTTTCGGCTGGCACAAGTATGTAGGTACTGAAGGCGACGTTGTTAGTATTGATCGCTTTGGTGCTTCCGCGCCAGGTGGTGTTTGTTTGGAGAAGTTTGGCTTTAGCGTTGACAATGTGTTAGCTAAGGCTAAGAAATTGTTGGGTTAATTAGCAACAGAATATTCTCTTAATTTTGAGGGGTGGGCATCTTGCCCGCCCTTTTTTTATTGCAGAAGGGGATTGTTTATAATTGGGGTAACTAGTTGATAAATGAGGGGGAGTTATGCAGGAAGTTTATAGTTATCGTCAGGAACTCACCAATCGGATATCCCCAATTGTGGAAAAGTTATTTAAAGGTAATAGCTTGTACTTGGTGAAATTAAAAAAACGGGAAATGATTAAAATGTTAGTAGACCTGTTTGGAAAATTTTCTCCTGAAGAAATGCGAGCGATTCAAGATGATGATTTAACTGATAGAATTGATAGTATTTTAGTTTTAGAAGCTGTTTCAGGAACATTAAATGATTTAACGCCTGAGCAAATAGCAATTTACGATGCAGCAGTAGAAGGGAAATAGAGAATGTGACTTATCTACTAGATACAAATATTGTTAGTTATATTCTGAAAAGAAACGCAAATATAGACAATAAATTCCGAGAAGCACGTCGTCTTCAGAAAGACATATTTATTAGTTGTATTACTTACTATGAGGTCAAACGGGGACTTTTAGCTATCAATGCTACAAGGCAGATAGCAGATTTTAGTCTGTTCTGTCATAGATATCAAATTCTGTTTTTGGATGATATTGCAATTATTGAAAAAGCTTGCGAAATCCATGCGGATTTAAAAATAAAAGGTACGCCTATACAAGAACCAGATATTTTGATTGCAGCTACAGCAATTACGCGTGGTTTAATTTTGGTTTCCAACGATTCTGATTTGCAGAGAGTACAGGGGTTGAATTTAGAAAATTGGATAAGAATAGAATCTTGAGGGTGGAGCGGTAAAGAGAAAGCGATTATCCCTACAACTTAAATACTTTACATATTGATGGTGCAATAAGCAAAAGAGTTAATCTCAGACCTAAATGATACTGCTAATTGGATAAATAAGTAGAGAAGATATGCTTTTAACTAGAAAATATAAGTAAATATATAATTAACAATATTAATATTCTTAATACCTCATATTGTATACGTTAAAGAATGAAAAAATATGAAATTAAAATCTGTTTCATTTGAAAATTATAAAGCATTTTCTACAAGGCAGACAATACAATTAAAGCCAATTACTGT
Above is a window of Nostoc sp. UHCC 0702 DNA encoding:
- the tkt gene encoding transketolase is translated as MAVATQSLEELSINSIRFLAIDAVEKAKSGHPGLPMGAAPMAFVLWDRFLRFNPKNPKWFNRDRFVLSAGHGSMLQYALLYLYGYDSVTIEDIKLFRQWESKTPGHPENFMTAGVEVTTGPLGQGIANGVGLAIAEAHLAAKYNKPDAQLVDHYTYVILGDGCNMEGISGEAASFAGHLGLGKLIALYDDNHISIDGSTDVAFTEDVAKRFEAYGWHVQHVEDGNTDLEAIGKAIEAAKAVTDKPSFIKVTTTIGYGSPNKANTAGVHGAALGTDEVALTRQNLGWEYEPFVVPQDVLNHTGKAVERGAGYEADWNKTYADYKAKYPQEAAEFERYISGKLPDGWDKVLPTYTPEDKALPTRKHSETNLNKLAAVLPELIGGSADLTHSNLTELKGKGDFQKGQYQNPNIHFGVREHGMGAICNGIALHSSGLIPYGATFLIFTDYMRAAIRLSALSQAGVIWVMTHDSIGQGEDGPTHQPIETLASLRAIPNLTVIRPADGNESSGAYKVAIERAKGNAPTLLAFSRQNVPNLAGTSIEGVTKGGYTVVDSDGTPELIIIGTGSELSLAVTAAEKLTAEGKKVRVVSLPAWDLFEAQDAAYKESVLPKAVTKRLAVEAASSFGWHKYVGTEGDVVSIDRFGASAPGGVCLEKFGFSVDNVLAKAKKLLG
- a CDS encoding type II toxin-antitoxin system VapC family toxin, which encodes MTYLLDTNIVSYILKRNANIDNKFREARRLQKDIFISCITYYEVKRGLLAINATRQIADFSLFCHRYQILFLDDIAIIEKACEIHADLKIKGTPIQEPDILIAATAITRGLILVSNDSDLQRVQGLNLENWIRIES
- the trpB gene encoding tryptophan synthase subunit beta, coding for MTTTPLSSSSPSTAQVPDIQGRFGRFGGKYVPETLMPALAELETAYQQYRNDSDFQTELQQLLRDYVGRATPLYFAERLTANYAKPDGTGAQIYLKREDLNHTGAHKINNALGQVLLAKRMGKQRIIAETGAGQHGVATATVCARFGLECIIYMGVHDMERQALNVFRMQLMGAEVRPVAAGTGTLKDATSEAIRDWVTNVETTHYILGSVAGPHPYPMMVRDFHAVIGQETRAQALEKWGGLPDILMACVGGGSNAMGLFYEFVNEASVRLIGVEAAGEGVNTTKHAATLTKGQIGVLHGAMSYLLQDEDGQIIEAHSISAGLDYPGVGPEHSYLKDIGRAEYYSVTDEEALAAFQRLSRLEGIIPALETAHAIAYLETLCPQLSGSPRIVINCSGRGDKDVQTVAKFLAPA
- the acpP gene encoding acyl carrier protein, translating into MSQTEIFQKVKKIVADQLSVEAETITPQSNFANDLGADSLDTVELVMALEEEFDIEIPDESAEKITTVQEAVDFINDKVATSA
- a CDS encoding CoB--CoM heterodisulfide reductase iron-sulfur subunit B family protein — protein: MISHALKYAYFPGCVAQGACRELYQSTQALTQALGIQLIELKKAACCGSGTFKEDSQLLEDTVNARNIALAEELNLPLLTHCSTCQGVIGHVNERLKECQTSSPSYVEQVNGLLSKEGCSPYRGSTEVKHLLYALVTDYGLEEITKRVTRQLAGLKCAAFYGCYLLRAQKSMPYDDPFQPEAMENVFRAVGATPVYYRGRTQCCGWPLASYATTQSFKMAGMHIQEALAAGADCLVTPCPLCHLNLDSRQPEVEKVIGQQLGLPVLHLPQLIALALGVSPKELGLERHIVSTKPVLEKLGIGNW
- the lpxD gene encoding UDP-3-O-(3-hydroxymyristoyl)glucosamine N-acyltransferase, with protein sequence MKFSEIVSNFDNFATENSLTANQDQDPEIIGVAAIDEATSGTITYVEGEKFASGVGKTNASALILPQDKILQLQAQERGIAWVATPDPKLLFAKAIRLFYQPYRPTPEIHPTAVIHPTAKIGSDVYIGPHVVIQEKAEIGDGAIIHPNVVIYPEVKIGDRTTLHANCTIHERSQIGAYCMIHSGTVIGAEGFGFVPTRTGWFKVEQSGYTVIEDGVEIGCNSAVDRPAVGETRIGRNTIIDNLVQIGHGSQIGAGCAIAGQVGMAGGVKVGNRVILAGQTGIANQVKIGDGAIASAQTGIHNDVAPGEIVSGTPAVPHKIYLKASAIYKRLPEIYQSLKQLQRQLGQK
- the fabF gene encoding beta-ketoacyl-ACP synthase II, translating into MTDYIRKRVVVTGVGAITPIGNTSAEYWEGLLSGRNGIDYITLFDASSHDCRIAGEVKNFDPHVYMERKEAKRMDRFSQFGVAAAKQALSDANLVINELNAEQIGVMIGSGIGGLKVLEDQQTIYLNRGPDRCSPFMIPMMIANMAAGLTAIHLGAKGPNSCTVTACAAGSNAVGDAFRLIQGGYAQAMICGGTEAAITPLGVAGFAACKALSFRNDDPAHACRPFDRDRDGFVMGEGAGILVLEELQHALSRGARIYAELVGYGMTCDAYHITSPVPGGQGAARAIQLALKDAELTPEQVSYINAHGTSTPANDSTETAAMKKALGEQAYKIAVSSTKSMTGHLLGGSGGIEAVATVLAIANDKIPPTINLENPDPECDLDYVAHSSRAQKVEVALSNSFGFGGHNVTLAFKKYP